The DNA sequence GTGGAAACACCGTAggcaggaaaggagagagacaacgCTAGAGGGGATGGTTTGCGGTGGTGAGAAGCGTGAAGGAAAGGTGTGAGTTGTTGACCTTCATTTTATTACAATAGCCTTACAGTAGTGGAAACAGTTGATCATTCCTCATACCATCCCATGTATGTAGCTACAGTAGGCTAGTAGGAACAGGTGGGGAACGCTGTGGCCAGGGGAGTGGCATGCGAGGTCATAATCACACAGGTTCCTGATACGTCAAACACAACTAGCATCTGCAGCGTGTGGCTCACCCTGAGTCTGAGAGACTGAAACATAACAAACTGGCAGCCCAGACAAAATATGTTTGTCAGGACAAGAGCCACTTTCATTTACGGTTACTGGAATCCCCTCTTCATGGTCAAAGCCACAACAACATACCGTATCAAGACTGAGGTTTCactataataaataataatactgtACTATTGTTTTCAAATATCAATTTATTTTCATTCATAATACTAggcttcatatatatatatatatatatatatatatatatatatatatatatatatatatatatatatatatacagttcacATAGTGCAGTATATGAACTATCAAACTTCAAAATTAGAATTAACTGTGAATCTCCATTAAAAAGGTTGATATTGCTTTCTGCATTGATTCAACTGGTCTCAGTATTCAGGAAATCTACAGTGTATGCTAAGTCTGtgctaagtgtacaaaacattaagaacacctgctctttccatgacagactgaccaggtgaatccaggtgaatgctatgatcccttattgaggtcacttgttaaatcagtgtagatgaaggggaggagacaggttaaagaagggtttttaagccttgagacaactgagacatggattgtgtatgtgtgccattcagagggtgaatgggcaagacaaaacattgaagtgcctttgaatggggtatggtagtaggtgccaggtgcaccggtttgagtgtgtcaagaactgcaacactgttgggtttttcatgctcaacagtttcctgtgtgcatcaatggtccaccacccaacttgacacaactgtgggaattattggagtcaacatgggccagcatccctgaggaacgctttcgacaccttgtagagtccatgcccagacaaATTGGCGCTGTTCTGAGGGGGGGggtcaatattaggaaagtgttcttgATATTTTGCACCCTCAGTGTATAGGCTTTTGAATGATGTGATACCCGAGTGGGGCCTCcggagtggtgcagcggtctaaggcactgcatctcagcgctagaggcatcactagacaccctggttcgaatccagactgtatcacaaccggctgtgattgggagtctgggtttggccggtgtaggccgtcattgaaaataagaatttgttcttaactgatttgcctagttaaataaagattcaataataaaaataaaaaaagaccaccacgcagtgtgtgtgtaaccaaGTATGCATActcaggtgatatatatatacattgatAAGGTAAAGTAAAGTGCCACCTCAGCATAACCGATTGTCATCATGCCATAGACTTTAACGACAGCAACAGCCCAAAGCGAAGACTGAAAAACATCTTAATTTCAAAGTAGAAACACTATGATTAAAAAGGTAGCGAGGCACTGTGCGTGTTCATCCTATGTGTTGGCTAAGACTATGTGTCGACCTGGGAGTCCACCTCTGCTGTGCGTGCGCCGTTCTCTCAGAGTGAGAAAAGCTGGTCATGGGAGCTCTCCTGTGGCCGGGCGGATTGTGGCGGGGGCCTGGACGAGACGGGGGGCAGGCTGCGTGTTGAGGGAATGTGGTCGGCCACCTTCGCCCTTTCCTCCAGAAACTTGTCAaactctgagggagagagagagttaatggtGTGGGTATTTTGCAACACGGATTTCTACTGGCACAGGCTGAAATAGGATCTTGGCAATAACGATGGTTAAAAAGGGAAGGAAAAAAAGACTTACCCTCACTGGTCAGACCTTCCCTGTCCCCAGCCTCTGGTTGCTGTAACATGAAACAAGTACACGTAGCAACTCATGGCAACCCATTCATGTTTGTTGAAACGTCGAGAAAACACACCACATTAAAAGGTTACCGTCTTACCGTTTCTGTGTCCGCAGACAGCCATCTGTCAACGTCTTCCAGGGTGGAGTTCTTAGGGCTAGGCTTAGACGAAGGAatctgagggggagggagagaaacagaacaAAGAAGAAGAAGGGTAGAAAGGAAACAGAGGGATGTTTGAGTCTTAGTAGAACGGCACAAGGCAGATGTTTCTAGTGGGGTCTAGTCCTCAGTGTGTGAATGCATGTTTTCATTCAAACCCATTTCTGCATCGTCGCTAATAGAGTAGCTCCGTAACTGTTATTTAACTGGGACTGTGTGTTGGACATTGGCTCATTGCTGTTGTCTGCATCGAAACAGTCCCTTCCGGAAAGTTACACCCTTATTGCTGGAAGTAACAGTATGATTCAGAACGTAAATCAACAGTAAATTGAAGGCATTTAAGTCAGTATTTTTAGACCAAAATATATATGTCCTACCCGGTGCTTTCCGTAGGATATGCTATGTTGACCGTAGATAATGAATGAGAAACATTACCGCTCCAGTGACCTGTAACCTGGTGTCCAGGGCTCCAGCCAGTCCTTCCACTGCTCCTGGGTCCTCGTACCGCATACTGGGGACACACAAGactacatcagtggaggctgctgaggggaggacggcttataataatggccggaacgcagtaaatggaatggcatcaaacaaatGGAAACCACGCGTTTGATGCATTTGTTAccgttccactgattccgctccagtcattaccacaagcccgttctctccaattaaggtgcctaccaacctcctgtggacTACATATCATAATATGTATAACAGTCATCTTTGGTGTACATTTCTTCAGTGTGTTTTGATATTTGTATACTGATAGAACACCCTACAGCACCACAGTGAAGGTGTCTCACCTCTTCCTCTGATCGGCCAGAGAGCTGCCCCTGGTCTGGGCAAACATGTCAAACTCGTCCTCCTCTGGTGCAcctgacacacagagacaggctgtGAGACAGAAACCAACATCACCTTCTCTTCTTCAATGACCACgacctcagagtaggagtgctgatctagggtctgttttgccttttagatcataatgaataccattatatggacagggaggatctgatccaagatcagcactcctactcttgaGACTTTTTGaatacaggctttggttttttgTGTATATGCTTTTTGTCAATGTTATTTCATACTTTGGTAATGTTAACGAGAGATTAAGAAATGGAGTCTGACAGGCCTTGAGTTTTATTGCAAAACAGATGCTACTCACTGTGGTTGGCAGCCTGCCTCTGATTGGAGGGAGCGCTGAATGCGGGTTGGCTGGCGGCCACAGAGGTGGTTGCTGGTTGGCTGAGGGACTGGGGCACAGGGCTGAGGTCAATGAGGTTGGCCCTGGCAGGAGTCTGCTATAGGGCAGAGGGAGAGGATACATTGGGTCGTGTTCAGGATGGTGCAGCGTATTGAAGGTTGCAATTAAAGAGAGCTGAAATGACTGCTTACTGTAGACCTCAATATATTTATATCTGAACATTGTGCCTAGATGTAGAACACAAAAACAAAGGTGAAAGATGACTGTACCTGCTCTGTAGCTGTTCTCTGGGCCTTATTGAGTCTGTCAAACCTAAACAACATGGGAGAAGAAGAGAAAGTACAGACTTCAGAACATGGACACTCTGTACTGTGTAATACATGCGTCTCATTTTCAATGTCTTTCTGACTGCAAGTAgccgagtatgtgtgtgtgtcagacctaggttcaaatactatttaaggTATTTCAATTATTTTTTTCAAAGATATTTGGAAGTAAGTACCTGGATATTTGAAAAGacaagtagttgaatattggaatgtACAGCATTTGGAAATACACTTAGAAAGTATTGGCATGCATTTGAAAATACTCATATACAGTAGTTCTCTGACTCAAATACAATCCTATGCATTTAACACAGGTATTTGAAAATAGTATTcgaaataagtatttgaaaatactttcaaTACTTCCAATAGAAGTAGTTGATTCGAGACACATTATTtcaaaatactcaaatacacatatCATAAGTAACCcaagtctggtgtgtgtgtgtgtgtgtgtgtgttcccacctTACCTGTCGTAGCGGATGAAGGTATTGTTTAAGTCATCGTTGACGACCAGCAGCTCCTCTATGAGACCCTCGTCCACCAGCCTGGGGATCAGCTCCACCACACGGCTCTGCATCTCCCTACACACCTGGTACAACTGCTGCTCACACAAACAGAGGGGGTTGGGCAggaggggggttagagggagaagaagagagagagagaaaaagagagtgcgGCAGATGGGGGATGTCAGAGAACATCCAGGATTCACTCCCTGATAACACTGAATTGGAATATATGACAGAGGCGCATTTGAATACATGAAGGCAATAACCAGGGAAAGAGACCGCAAGAAGAAacggagcgagagaaagagagagagtagagaggcaggagaggaagaaagacatgcagacagacctgCAGTAGCTCAGAGTCCTCCTGCTGGTTCTGTCCAGGCGTCAACTGGTTCAACATCTCAGTCATCACAGTCAGGTTCCCCCTGACCAGAGCCAGGTCAACTCTCAGCTTCTGGGCCTGAAAGTTCATCAACAGTAGCATCCTTAGGCTCTTTGTCAATGCTTTCTCAAATGAGGCTTTGGGGAAAGACATGAGGAGAGGAGGCAAAGAATCATAGAGGCTATGGAGTCATCGTCGTCATGGATGGGCAGGCCTTACCACTTTAACCACGATGGTACGTACAGAAGTTTCCCCTAGGCACTTTTCCCAACAACTTGAAGAGATAAGTTAAAAGTGGTCTTAAACAGAACCAACACTTTAAAAACACAGTTAACCAATGTTTAACTGTAGCTAGTATCTACTCACACTGTGTGTACATGAGCTTTACCACAATATCAAAAGGGTAATGCGTTTATGATCTATTCAGTACCTGTTcaggagagatggagatgggtCCATTGCTGAGTTGTGGGGGCACGGCAGTCAGTGCAGCCtgggtaggggacgaggcagcaGGGCCACGGGGAGTCTGACTCTGAGGTGGTGGAGCTGGCACTGTAACAGAGGAGTCGTTCTCTGGAATGCTCTAGGAAACAACAGAAAGAGAGCCACGTAATAATAGCGCCAGTTAGCACATGATCTGATCCAAAACAGCAGACATGTGGCTCATGCAGAAATGCAAACATCATGCTccaaccaactgagctatcggAACCTCAACATAGTAAAGAGTATGCTTTGTGGGAAGGCGGTGTGTGTGTAAGATAAATAGGGATCTATCCAGAGATAACAGACATGGAAGGTCAAAGTTCACCACAGAATTACATAACAAAATCACCAGTAAATTATAGGATCTCTATGAGCCTTACCCTGAGGGGGGTGTGGATGGGGGAGAGGGCGTCCAGGTCGGTCATAGGGAACTCCAGGCCCCGCCTCCTCAGATCCTCGTACACACAGACCACACCtcccagagagggagagctacGGAATGCATCGGCCCAcgcctgagacagacagagagaaacagagagacagagatagatagaaagacagacagagacagagagacagagaggaatagagTTTGAGAGGGGAGGAGCAAAAGAAGATACTTTATGAATGAACAGAGAAAACGTGCATTTGCCTACCACAAAGCTCTGAGTTTGTAATGAATGTTGTCATTCCAACCAATTTCTCCATCATCTCTAATTGATCAATGACTTTACATTATGTATGAATGGCCATAGACGATTGACGTGATAATTAAATCCCTGCATTAACACCATCATAGTCTATAACAAGGGACTCTACAGTCTTGCAATAGTGGGATAATGTTCAAGCTAAATCAACAGTCAATAAACAGCGGAGTTGTACAGTGCCTGTATATGATCCAAGTGGATCGTcagaaatggccccctattcacCAGAGCCCAAACGTGGTGCACTATATACGTAGGGAAAGGATGCCATTTCAGACTCTACCTGTGAGATGCAACCCACCTGTATGAGGCTCAGCACCCGGTCGTGCAGGGTGGTGGGAGGGTTGTTCTTGGGCAGGATGGCTCGGACCAGAACCCCCTCCACAAAGTCCTGGGACGCCACTAGAACATGGAACCGGTGGCCACAGTTCTTTACACATGCCTCCAGAACCTAAAGATAGATACAGGAGGAATGACTGAAAATACACACACTGCAAGGAACACACTGAGCagcctgtactgtatataaccccATTTAGTTCAGTCACTGCCTGAAGTCACTCAGTTGCCGTTTTCTTCAATCCCCAGTGAGAGACCCAGATGATTCAACATTCCCCATCAAGAGAACTCCAATCCTCAGGAAATGGAATAGAAAGACCTGAAATAATACTCACTGTCAAAGCCAACATGATCTCCCTGAAGCTCCTATTACCAACAATCCTCTTCTTTATGGCTTTGACTGCATCTTTGGGTCTAGGGAGGAAAACCACACATACGCACTTCCAGCATCAAATCCCAGAAAGACTGTATTTATTGATATCATATTATCAGTGGTGCTAACGGTTTGACATCGAAAATGACGCAGTACAAATCAGTCATCAATAAAAACACCATAGAAAACAAAATGGCCTCTGTGACTCCATCCATAGTTACCCTTCATCGGTCTCGTTGATGATGTCGCATATCTCCATGTTAAGGGCCCAGTCCTCTGAATGCAGCGCGGCGCTGGTGGCTCGTTCTGTCAACATCAACAGGAGATATTATCCCCTTATTATGACTGTCTGAGACGACAAACAATATGATATTATACTCTTATTATGACTGTCTGAGACAACAAAGAACATGGATGATTAATCATGCCTACTGTATGCAGATAGACACACAACATGGATGATTGTGCAGATAGGCAGACTACAAAGTCACATTTTATACACCAGCATTATCGATACTTATCAATACATATCAATGCAGCTCGATATCAAGATAACACATAGCATAGCACCTAGCCTATGAGCGACCGTaaacataggcctactgtaaaatCTATTCAGCAGGCGTTGGCCTACATGTAATTGTTATAAACAATTGCTGGTTGATTTTAATTGAATAATGATTCAGTTTAAAGTATTTACAATCCAGCAAATTATCTAAACTCAGCTAAACGGCATTTATTGAGGAATGTTTGTTCCCATTTCATCCTCGTTGCACTCCACTCTGTGGCCCCTTGAGTTGGTCCTTATAATTCTCTGCTAATCTCCCGCATTTCCCTCTCACTCACACCTTCCcccactcaattcaattcaaggggctttattggcatgggaaacacatgttaacattgccaaagcaagccactctctctctctcccccgatTTCATGTGACTGTCAGCTGCTTTTGTTCGCATTCCCTCCGGGGAAGTCTAAGCATATAtgccatgtgagagagagagggcaaagtGGATGAAGTAAgaggagtttgtgtgtgtgtgatgtcaggAACGTAAGGTCAGCAAGGATGTCAACACGTTCACTAGACGAGACAGTAGACATAACTTTCCATAGCTCATCTCCATCAAAAGACCTGTGACATAAAAACATGATCTGCATTTGATATAGACAGTTTGTTGATATCAATGACATAATCTGTTTATGTATGCCATTAATGCCCTTCAAGACATGATGTGGAAGTTGACCAACTTTGACTGCAATAATGATATGTCAGTTAAGAAACCAGATATCTAGGATTTAAATTCTTTGGGCATAAATTGTGAAATGTTCATTGGTTAGGCTGATAATAATTTCTGTCTTGAAATGGAGCCTAGTTTAAACGGTTTGTGAGTCAAGGTTTTGAATAAGGAACTAAGCAACAACTTCTATGCCACTAAACCCACCCATTGCCATCAGTGATTCGTCAATATTGCTGTCATGTCACCACAGATTACGAATCACATGAGCGATAAGGGTACTTTAGACTGCTTCTAGAATTTTATTGGTTTGAGAACACATATTTCAAGGCAGATATCGACCATAAAGCCACATTAACGTTCGTATATAGTACTTAGCAAGTAAAAGTAACTGCAATTCCTATTTTTCTGTCTGAACCTCTATAACAAAACAGCCCTCTAACTTTCACAAAATGTATTAAACGTTTGAACAGAAATAAATAGCAAGCTGGATAGATACAATTTTCAAGTCTCTAAAGTTTAGTTGCGATGTCATTCAACGTTGCAGATCGAGCGACGCATAATTAGCTTGATGACTCCGCATTGAACAACTTTCTGGAATATTTCTCCCGACTTACCAATTCTTTGTCCAACAGGAGAAGAAAAGGGGCTTCCTATGAGAAACTCCATATTTTCCACAAAGTCGTAATTACAGAACGGTACTTTTTTTCACTCCCAATTCCCCGTTATTTCCCTGTTCGTAAGTAGAACTGTATGACACTAGACACAATAAGGTTTAGCTACAATAGTGGATTTTAGTGGCCTTCAAAATAAAGGTTTCCCATGGAAAGTGATGTAAACGGATACAAACACTAATATTTGTGTAAAGGCTACACATTTGTCTTCTGTGAGTGTCAGTGAGTTGGCTTATACCCCATTTCATGGGTGCACAGTCCATAGGTTacgctgtacagtgcaatatgaatgtccaaAATGCACAATAGACTGACTGGAAAGGGGATTTCCATCAGTCAAGTCCTGCAATAAGAGCAAAGATGTGAATATTTGTGTAAATTCTACAAAGTTGTGTTCTGTGAGTGTCACTGAGcaggctgataccccatttcatagTCCCAATATCCATAtgtaaggctgtacagtgcatATACGTATGCcaccaatgcaattctaaagtctaATACATCCACAGTGCGATTTCAACTGATTTTAACTTTTGGTGTGAAAttaacaaattattgtatttaaaaaaaaaagcataTAACAACATTCCGACCTTGTTTAGCACGATCTAGTCCAAATATAGCATGAATCAACGATTTGCATTGTTTTGAATCACTTTCAATGGGGACATTTATTTTAAAGGCAAACAGCAAATTCtcctattgtggctagcttcacacagATCGTAGGTTGATCTGTGGACGCGTGGTCACGTGAATACCAACAGGCCAGGCTATGGTTATAAGAAGGATtacatactatactgtattataaagTGGATGtgtggacaggacagaatacacactCTTTTCACGGCACTTCGATACAAAGTGATTTTCGTAGCAGGTTGAGAGCATttttgctaaccctaacccttttcccaACCTTTAACCTTGGTCTTCTAACCTGTTATGCATATTCTCCTAACCTGTTAAGTTTTCCTAGCCCTCTACTAAAAAGTAACTTCAGTATCGAAGTGCCATGAAATAGTTTTTCCCATGtggatgtaacggatgtgaaatggctagctagttagcgggtacgcgctagtagcatttcaatcagttacgtcacttgctctgagacttaagtagtgttgccccttgctttgcaagggccgtggcttttgtggagcgatgggtaacgctgcttcgtgggtgactgttgtcgatgtgtgcagagggtccctggttcgcgcccgggtcggggcgaggggacggtttaaagttatactgttacatggaCACTCAGCTGTTGAAGGGAGGACagttcataataatggctggaacagagcaaatggaatgtatttgataccattccattcattcTTCTCCgttcattaccatgagcccgtcctccccaatcaaggtgccaccaacctcctgtggtggacAGTCTGTAGAAGTAGTGATGCCAGTCAGTGAGCTATACCCTCATGTGTTCATATCTTGTCTTTAGGCATAAAACAAATACTTATTCAAACAAATACAGAAGAGGGCAATTGAGACAGACTGGTATAGAAGCCTACATGGTCTAGGTCCCAATACTGTACTCAATTTGCTATAAGAAAACACCCAAACACGAAATATTAAAATGTTCTCCACTTTATTCAGCACTTATGTGCAAGACAGTAGTCAAAGAGGCATCAACAAGGTTTGAGTTTGCATATAAACTGTGATGTCCTCACTCTTTCTAAACCCCTCCTTATACGATTGTTATCATCACTAAATCAATCAATACAAATCTATGACAGTATTGACTATCAGCAATAGTTACACTACCAACAGGAAACAATAATTTCATATTTATGGTTATAATACATTGCAGATAAATGATAATGTGCGCTTTAGCCTACCTAATACTACAAAACATATAAAGATGAATACATTTATGATACAATACATTTGCGGTTTTAGCACCATTCTTCGTGATATTGTGTTGAGCAATTTACATTAGCAGGCCCTTCTAACCACAGGACTCAGTTCCTACATACTTATAGCTTCTCCTCAATATTACAAAAGCTTGGATCAGACATGCCTTTTATTATATTACCCAAAACATATAGTTACAGCCAGCACTACGAGTACTGTAGCTCCCAATTTCACTTGTGGCTGGTCTCGCAAAGTCCCATAACTCGGTCTGCTCCCTAAAACGTGGACGAAAcctgtttgtgtttgttttctaTGCCCTTATAAGGACACTGTTGGGAGTGGTTGATCCCTTCTCAAGAATGTAGCTTCATGATGGTGAAATGGAAGAgagtattttctctctctccagtctgcgTAGTAAagagtctgtttagaagggaGGTGGTCCATAGTATGCGGTGTATGCTGCAACGATGCCTGCTGTCTCCGCCATGTGCTCACAGGCCAGGTTGAGCTCGCACACCTCACTCAGactggacgagagagagagaaagttgggGTTAATTGACTTCTCATCAATTACACATAACTGTAGGATAAATGTACTTTATCAATTTGTTTCATGTGATTTTTTTACAAGACAGCAGTGATATTCTGTATATTTTGCTCCAGTCATTTGCCTTGTATGAAGTACAGGAAGAGTGTTGCCTAAATGTAAACATGTGTAGGGTGAAATGTAAACAGATTATTTGGCTTCATGGCGGTGACGATGCAATTAACATTCCACACACTTTTTCCCAAGCATCATTGCAACGTCACACATTCTAACACCAAATCATGTGAGGTAACACCCTTGACTGTTAAATGACTGAATGAGGCATTCAGGAAAAGCGAACACCCCTAATTATAGTAGGTCACATTTGACATGTTTGTGACAGCTGTTTGCTGGCAGATAGCCATAgtagagtgtgtagtgtagtgttgagtGATGGTAGCAAAAAGCTTGAGTAAAAGTGCTGTGGTATTGAAGTAGTGTACAGTAGTGGTAGGGCATTTGTCTATTTGCTATAGAGAATGTTGTCTTAATGTAGAATAGTCTATTAGCTTGTACATTTGCTATAGAGCAATGGTAGAGTAGTTCTGTGATGTGTTctagaagtgtgtgtgttctagaattTCTAGTTCTAAAAGTGTATTGGAGCCTACCTCTCCACCTGGGTGAGGGTGAAGGCAGCAGCTGCAGGTCCAGCCGCCCTCTTCCTCCTCAGCAGCACTGAGGCCAGGTCTCTCTTCATAATCACGTCTGGCTCTGTAGCTGCAGCTGGGTCCTCTGCCGTaactggaatacacacacacacacacacacacacacacacacacacacacacacacacacacacacacacacacacacacacacacacacacacacacacacacacacacacacacacacacacacacacacacacacacacacacttcaacccTTACACAGTACAAATGTGGTTTTGCTTTATTAGAGCAGCTACGGTAGCCTATATTTATGAACAGTTTTACTTCCCATTTTTTTGTAAATGTCAATACAAACCTGTACACATACTCTTACACATTTCCTTAAACTGATAACATTGCATATACAAACACAAAGAAGGCTACCCTCTTCCGTTTCCTTGCAGATCTGCATACACTGCATACACAATCTGCTAGTatcaattttattttttacatttattttacctttatttatacaggttttttctcattgagataatatctcttttccaagagagacctggtccaatagcagcagagggaacaacgtttcagacatCAATGCATCTGTTAACTTTACATCAGCACACTGCTGAGCAATAACACCATTTAGAGTTAGTTAGAGAGATGCCAGACCTTCAGCACTAGCTGACTCTGAAGAAGAAGACTCtgaagaggatgaggaagagtcCGAGTCCGAGGAGTCTGAGGCAGAGGCTGATGAGTCGGAGgccgaagaagaggaggaagctgATGAAGATGCGGAGGAGTCTGCGGCTGGTGCTGGTTCAGCGGCAGGGTCAGGAGCAGGATCGAGAACCACATCAGGAGCCAGATCTGTTGAACAGAGAAAATCACATTGGCTCGTTATTGCCATGTATGAGCGTTTATGTCTTATTTTAAAACGTGTTACGTTAGTTCTCTCGTTCAGAATACATTGTCACAATCAGAAGTTATGATGAAACAACACAATATGCTTTCCCAACTTACCGTTCATGGACAGGGAGACCGACAGAACGGCACAAATGGTCAGGAGAGTCAGAGACTTCATGTTGTTTATGGgtttttgtcttgctgctttctTGAACTACCAGTGAGTGGTAGATGTAGAACTTtggttctttctctccttctttcaaTGCCTTCTTCACTGTATATCCCTCCATGGTTAATATATACTGTAGCCATCCCCCTCCCAATCAGATACACACAATGGTCAGACAATGTGATTGGTTAGGGAATCGAATGTCAACTTGTACCACTTCCACTTTCCTGGACACTCATCACATAACAACCCACACACCCGACAGGCACAGGAACTGGCgaaaacacacccacacaaacatacacactcgATGTGGCatacatacatgtacacacaACCCATATGGTGGAACCAATGAAATGAAACAAGTAGGGATGTGTAAGaaggtttttaaaaatgtaattcctctTCCATGTAGCCCCTTTAATTGCACAGGGACTACTACATTTGATCTAGAATGGACCTAACATCATCATCACACCAAGAATATTGTGTCTGAAAACAGAAAAGTGCTGGTTTG is a window from the Salvelinus fontinalis isolate EN_2023a unplaced genomic scaffold, ASM2944872v1 scaffold_0701, whole genome shotgun sequence genome containing:
- the LOC129847090 gene encoding target of Myb1 membrane trafficking protein-like isoform X1 codes for the protein MEFLIGSPFSSPVGQRIERATSAALHSEDWALNMEICDIINETDEGPKDAVKAIKKRIVGNRSFREIMLALTVLEACVKNCGHRFHVLVASQDFVEGVLVRAILPKNNPPTTLHDRVLSLIQAWADAFRSSPSLGGVVCVYEDLRRRGLEFPMTDLDALSPIHTPLRSIPENDSSVTVPAPPPQSQTPRGPAASSPTQAALTAVPPQLSNGPISISPEQAQKLRVDLALVRGNLTVMTEMLNQLTPGQNQQEDSELLQQLYQVCREMQSRVVELIPRLVDEGLIEELLVVNDDLNNTFIRYDRFDRLNKAQRTATEQQTPARANLIDLSPVPQSLSQPATTSVAASQPAFSAPSNQRQAANHTCLCVSGAPEEDEFDMFAQTRGSSLADQRKSMRYEDPGAVEGLAGALDTRLQVTGAIPSSKPSPKNSTLEDVDRWLSADTETQPEAGDREGLTSEEFDKFLEERAKVADHIPSTRSLPPVSSRPPPQSARPQESSHDQLFSL
- the LOC129847090 gene encoding target of Myb1 membrane trafficking protein-like isoform X2; protein product: MEFLIGSPFSSPVGQRIERATSAALHSEDWALNMEICDIINETDEGPKDAVKAIKKRIVGNRSFREIMLALTVLEACVKNCGHRFHVLVASQDFVEGVLVRAILPKNNPPTTLHDRVLSLIQAWADAFRSSPSLGGVVCVYEDLRRRGLEFPMTDLDALSPIHTPLRSIPENDSSVTVPAPPPQSQTPRGPAASSPTQAALTAVPPQLSNGPISISPEQAQKLRVDLALVRGNLTVMTEMLNQLTPGQNQQEDSELLQQLYQVCREMQSRVVELIPRLVDEGLIEELLVVNDDLNNTFIRYDRFDRLNKAQRTATEQTPARANLIDLSPVPQSLSQPATTSVAASQPAFSAPSNQRQAANHTCLCVSGAPEEDEFDMFAQTRGSSLADQRKSMRYEDPGAVEGLAGALDTRLQVTGAIPSSKPSPKNSTLEDVDRWLSADTETQPEAGDREGLTSEEFDKFLEERAKVADHIPSTRSLPPVSSRPPPQSARPQESSHDQLFSL
- the LOC129847090 gene encoding target of Myb1 membrane trafficking protein-like isoform X4 is translated as MEFLIGSPFSSPVGQRIERATSAALHSEDWALNMEICDIINETDEGPKDAVKAIKKRIVGNRSFREIMLALTVLEACVKNCGHRFHVLVASQDFVEGVLVRAILPKNNPPTTLHDRVLSLIQAWADAFRSSPSLGGVVCVYEDLRRRGLEFPMTDLDALSPIHTPLRSIPENDSSVTVPAPPPQSQTPRGPAASSPTQAALTAVPPQLSNGPISISPEQAQKLRVDLALVRGNLTVMTEMLNQLTPGQNQQEDSELLQQLYQVCREMQSRVVELIPRLVDEGLIEELLVVNDDLNNTFIRYDRFDRLNKAQRTATEQTPARANLIDLSPVPQSLSQPATTSVAASQPAFSAPSNQRQAANHSAPEEDEFDMFAQTRGSSLADQRKSMRYEDPGAVEGLAGALDTRLQVTGAIPSSKPSPKNSTLEDVDRWLSADTETQPEAGDREGLTSEEFDKFLEERAKVADHIPSTRSLPPVSSRPPPQSARPQESSHDQLFSL
- the LOC129847090 gene encoding target of Myb1 membrane trafficking protein-like isoform X3, whose amino-acid sequence is MEFLIGSPFSSPVGQRIERATSAALHSEDWALNMEICDIINETDEGPKDAVKAIKKRIVGNRSFREIMLALTVLEACVKNCGHRFHVLVASQDFVEGVLVRAILPKNNPPTTLHDRVLSLIQAWADAFRSSPSLGGVVCVYEDLRRRGLEFPMTDLDALSPIHTPLRSIPENDSSVTVPAPPPQSQTPRGPAASSPTQAALTAVPPQLSNGPISISPEQAQKLRVDLALVRGNLTVMTEMLNQLTPGQNQQEDSELLQQLYQVCREMQSRVVELIPRLVDEGLIEELLVVNDDLNNTFIRYDRFDRLNKAQRTATEQQTPARANLIDLSPVPQSLSQPATTSVAASQPAFSAPSNQRQAANHSAPEEDEFDMFAQTRGSSLADQRKSMRYEDPGAVEGLAGALDTRLQVTGAIPSSKPSPKNSTLEDVDRWLSADTETQPEAGDREGLTSEEFDKFLEERAKVADHIPSTRSLPPVSSRPPPQSARPQESSHDQLFSL